The Teredinibacter sp. KSP-S5-2 genomic interval TATATAGACACACTGTTATGAATACGAGAGAAATTCATCCCCTTAAACGGCAGGAATACCTGAATCGATATGTCGCTACGGTGTCGTTTAATGGTGACAGCATGGTTGTAGAAGGTGGCAACCGGGAAAAACGTCAACTCGAAAAAGCCAAACAAGAGTGTGATTTTTGTTTTGTGAAAGAACTCGGGACATCTCAATCTGTGAAGTTAATTTTATCAAATGGGACATGGGTTCCTGAGCACCAAACTAGACCGCAATAATCTGTATTACTTCCAAACTTCCTGCTATTTTCCCCTCCATTTTATCGACATCTGGTTTCTTGAAAAAGAAATCCAGATTTGCCGTGCCTGCTGTTTAGCAATGACTTGTTTCTTTTCACTCGCTCTTCATGATCCGCAATTTTTCAAGAACCCCCCATTATTGCGACAAATTTTGAATAGAAAATAATCATCCCGTACATCTCCGTACAAATATGTACGGAAACTTAAAAATCCCCGTACATCTATGTACGGAAATACCAAAAATTCCGTACATATTCCCGTACTTCTAGGGGCTAGTCGCCCGTACATTTGGTTTGCCAAACTATTTCCTCGACGTTCAATGAGCAGAGGAGAAAGTAATGTCGTTACCGAAAAGTTTATTAACGCAAGAAGAAGTGGCTTTTCACTTTGGTGTCACGGTGAGAACGATCCAGCGTTGGCGATCAGATGATATTGGTCCAGCCTATCTTCAATATCCGGGGAAAGTGATGTATTTAAAAGAAGATGTGGAAGCGTATGAGCGAGAGTTTATACGTGTAACGCCTCGCCAGACACCACATGAAAAACGCATGGGGGTGTGTGCATGAAATATGGTGAATTAGAACAGTTCTCAATTGCTGAAATCTCACAGCAACCCAACCAAATATTGCGCGAGTTGACGCTTGAAGCGGAAGCCGCAATACAACGAGCCAAGCTAAAGAAAGCCAGTATCGATGCAGCCTTGTCGTTGAAGTTTTCTGAGAAAGCCAAAGTGCTTCGGGATTTAACTGGAAAAGAAACGGGTGTGGTGAATTTCGAAGACGATGGTCTTCCCATTGTGGCGGATCAACCGAAAAAAATTGAATGGGATCAGGATCAGTTAGCGTCGATTGCGCACAACATTCGACAAGCGAATCTCGATCCCACTGAGTTTATGGACATCACCTACAAAGTGCCGGAGCGTAAATTTAATGGCTGGTCGCACGCACTCCAACAAACCTATGCCCCCGCTCGAACCGTCAAACTCGGTAAGCCAACATTTAAATTCGGGGAGGTGAAGTAATGGGATTTCCTATTGTCACTGCCGATCAACGTAAAAAAGAAAAGAGCGGTATTAAGGGGTTAATTTTGGGCGAAGCCGGGATTGGGAAAACGTCACTGCTGTGGACGATTCCTGAAAACACTACGTTGTTTTTAGATTTAGAAGCGGGGGATTTGGCCGTCGAAGGTTGGGAAGGGGACGCCTTGCGTCCGAAGACGTGGCAAGAGTGCCGTGATTATGCGGTGTATATCGGTGGACCTAATCCTGCGCATCGTCCTGACCAAGCATACAGCCAAGCCCATTACGATGCCGTGTGTGAAAAGTTTGGCGATGCGAAAAAACTCAATAAATACGACACGTTTTTTATTGACTCCATTTCGGTTGCGGGACGTTTTTGCCTTCAGTGGTGCAAAGGTCAACCGCAAGCCATCTCGGAAAAAACCGGCAAACTCGATATGCGCGGTGCGTATGGATTACTTGGTCAGGAGATGATTGGCTGGATTACGCATCTCCAACATACGCGCAATAAAAATATTTGGCTGCTGGGGATTTTACAAGAACGGTCGGACGATTATGGACGCCGTATTTTTGAAGCACAAATTGATGGCTCAAAAACAGGCTTGGAATTACCTGGCATATTGGATCAAGTGGTGACGATGGTTGATGTGCCTGATGTATCGGGCAACAGTACACGGGTCTTTATCAACCACAAAATTAATCCGATGCGTTACCCGGCAAAAGACCGAAGTGGTCGATTGGATCTGCAAGAGCCTGCTCACCTTGGCAAACTCATGCAAAAAATAAAAGGCCCGGTGAAAAGTGCGTTGGAGAGATTGGAATACGGTGATCCACCCCCGCAAGCGATGACGCCGATAAATGAACCATCCACTGCAGTCCGCACCGCAACGAACACAGGAGGCCAATCATGAGTTGGAACGATTTTAACAACGCAGAAGATCAACAAGAGTTTGATTTAATTCCCAATGGCACGTTGGCGAAAGTACGAATGAGCATTAAACCTGGTGGATTTGATGATCCGCAAATGGGATGGACTGACGGGTATGCCACCTTCAATCCGACGACGGGCGCAGTGTATCTAAGCTGTGAGTTTGTGGTCATCGGTGGAGCATACGATAAACGGAAAGTGTGGCGATTAATCGGCTTACACAGCAGTAAAGGACCGGATTGGGGCAATATGGGGCGATCTTTTATCAAAGGCATTTTGAATTCTGCACGTAACCTCGACCCCATTGATAATTCACCGCAGGCTCAGCAAGCGCGATGTATTAACAGCTTTGCTGAATTAGACGGCGTTGAGTTTATCGCCAAGATTGGCAAAGAGCGGGATAGTCAGGGTGATCCCAAAAACACGATCAGTATAGCCATAACGAAAGAACACGCGGATTACGCAAATTTAATGGCGGGACTTGAAATCCATCCAGCGCAATCACCTGTTACACCGTCATCATCAACCGGGGGATACTCTATGCCCCAGCACACTGCGGGTCAATATCAAACATCACCGATGCAAACGCAAAGGCAAGGGCAAAGCCAAGGGCAAAGCCAAGCGCAAAGCCAAGCGCAAACGCCGAATCCGCAATCTGCCAGCACCACGGCCAACTCGAGTGGGAGACCAACTTGGGCGCAGTAGTGTCACGCTAATGTGAGCGCGAATAAATCGCGCTTTATTCAACAATTAATTTCTCAATTTTTTAAAAGGCAGAGAGTGTGTCGCGGGATTGTTTTGTCTGTAGAAAATGGGCGAGGGGCTTTGGTTGGTCGCAACCGCCTTTAAGTATCCGTCATTACCCGGTGCGTTTACTTACTGTAATAGACATGGCTTCGCCAAGAAAGTACTGCTCAAAGCAATGCCAGGACATCGACACACGGCTCCGCTTTATTGGAGTGAATGTGGATAACGAAAACATACATACGCAGGCCATCGATTTAACGATTGGGCCGCTGGCGGATTATATCTGCCAACAGGTGGGCGTAACAAAGTCACTGGAAGAATACACCAAAGACAACATCGTGGGCTTAATTGAAACCGTGGTGGCGAGTTACCACCGTCAACGCCAATCCATCGCTAACCAAATACAAGCACAAGCGTCTTCCGATTTTATCGAAGACCGTGTGTCGTTTTAATGGAGGTGTGACCATGTTGGATTTTAATCATCGACTCAGTTTTTCTGAGGCCATCATGAAACGCATTGATCTTGCCTTGGATGCGGAAAACAAACTCAAACCAAAACGAAATTATCTCGGCGCATCGCGATTGGGCGCATCCTGTGACCGTGCGTTGCAATATGAGTATAGCAATACACCGAAAGACCCTGGACGAGACTTCTTGGGTACCACACTAAGAAACTTCGATGCAGGTCATGTCTTTGAAGATCTGATGGTGCGATGGCTAAAGATGGCCGGTTTTGAATTACTGACGCACAGCAGCGATGGGGATCAATTTGGTTTTGAAACTCTGGATGGGAAAATTCAGGGGCATATCGATGGGGTGATTGTGAATGCGCCGAGTCAATTTGATTTTTCTTTTCCCATGTTGTGGGAGTGTAAATCCAAGGCCAACAAAGTCTGGAGGCAAATCAAAAATCAGGGAGTTGAAATTGTTGATCCGGTGTATGCCGCACAGATGCCGTTGTATCAAGCCTATCTTGAACCGCAATTTCCAGGTATATCAAGCAATCCCGCATTGTTTACTGCCATCAACAAAGAGACCGCTGAAATTCATTTCGAGTTAGTGGCATTTAACGGCGCGCTGGCCCAACAACGTTCGGATCGTGGTGTGCGGATTATCGAAGCGTGTGAGGCTGGTGAGTTGCAACCGCGCATGACTAAAACCGACACCCACTACGAATG includes:
- a CDS encoding DUF6511 domain-containing protein translates to MSRDCFVCRKWARGFGWSQPPLSIRHYPVRLLTVIDMASPRKYCSKQCQDIDTRLRFIGVNVDNENIHTQAIDLTIGPLADYICQQVGVTKSLEEYTKDNIVGLIETVVASYHRQRQSIANQIQAQASSDFIEDRVSF
- a CDS encoding ATP-binding protein; its protein translation is MGFPIVTADQRKKEKSGIKGLILGEAGIGKTSLLWTIPENTTLFLDLEAGDLAVEGWEGDALRPKTWQECRDYAVYIGGPNPAHRPDQAYSQAHYDAVCEKFGDAKKLNKYDTFFIDSISVAGRFCLQWCKGQPQAISEKTGKLDMRGAYGLLGQEMIGWITHLQHTRNKNIWLLGILQERSDDYGRRIFEAQIDGSKTGLELPGILDQVVTMVDVPDVSGNSTRVFINHKINPMRYPAKDRSGRLDLQEPAHLGKLMQKIKGPVKSALERLEYGDPPPQAMTPINEPSTAVRTATNTGGQS
- a CDS encoding PD-(D/E)XK nuclease family protein, translating into MLDFNHRLSFSEAIMKRIDLALDAENKLKPKRNYLGASRLGASCDRALQYEYSNTPKDPGRDFLGTTLRNFDAGHVFEDLMVRWLKMAGFELLTHSSDGDQFGFETLDGKIQGHIDGVIVNAPSQFDFSFPMLWECKSKANKVWRQIKNQGVEIVDPVYAAQMPLYQAYLEPQFPGISSNPALFTAINKETAEIHFELVAFNGALAQQRSDRGVRIIEACEAGELQPRMTKTDTHYECRICPWQDRCWERVPR
- a CDS encoding helix-turn-helix domain-containing protein, with protein sequence MSLPKSLLTQEEVAFHFGVTVRTIQRWRSDDIGPAYLQYPGKVMYLKEDVEAYEREFIRVTPRQTPHEKRMGVCA